One bacterium genomic window, TGATCCCGATCGTCTCCAGGGAGCCGATGAGGATCGACCCGATGAGGGCGCCCCACAGGTTCCCCAGGCCGCCGATCACCACCACCACGAACGACTCGATGATGACCTCGGTCCCCACCCCGGGGAAGACGGTCCGCACCGGCCCCGCCAGCGCGCCGCCGAGACCCGCCAGGACCGCGCCGAACGCGAAGACCAGCGTGAACAGGACCGACATGTTGATCCCGAGGGCGTCCGCCATCTCCCGGTCGGAGGAGGTCGCCCGGACCACTTTCCCCGTCTTCGTCCTGTAGAGCAGGTACCAGAGCAGCAGCGCCACGGCGGGGGCCAGGACGACGACGAGGATGGTGTAGACCGGGACGGTCCCGCCGAAGAGGGTGGCCGACCCGGACAGGATCTCGGGCTTGGGGATCGACTTGAACTCCGGGCCGAAGACGATCTTGGCCAGGTCGTCGATGATGAGCACCAGCGCGTAGGTCAGGAGGAGCTGGTAGATCTCTTCCTGCGCGTAGATGCGGCGCAACAGGCCCGTCTCGATCACGACGGCGATCAGCGCGACCCCCAGGGGCGCCGCCAGTACGGCGATCAGGAACCCGGCCGGGCCGGTCAGGTGCAGCGTCAGGGCGTAGACGAAGTACGCCCCGAGCATGTAGAGCGCCCCGTGGGCGAAGTTGAGGATGTTCAGCACGCCGAAGATCAGCGTGAGCCCCGAGGAGATGAGGAAGAGGAATGCCGCCTGCCGGAGTGCGCTCAACACCTGCACGGTCAAGAATGAGAGGTCCATGGACTCCGCCGCCGGTTATTTGAGAGGGGGCCTGCCGAACGGCAGGCCCCCTCGGTACGTCCGCTGCCGGATTACTTGTTCCCGGCCTGGGCCTTCTTCCACTCTTCGATCGAGTAGAGCACCTGGTCCGCCTTGAACACCTCAGTCTTCCCGACGATGGCGAACGGGTACGCCTTGTCGAACACGGTTTCGCCGACCATGAAGTCGCTGGAGAGTTGGTGGTCTTCCTTCCGAAGGGTCGACTTCCCGCGGGGGGCGTCGATCGTCAGCCCCTCGAGGGTCGCGATGACCTTTTCGGTGTCGAGCGAACCGGCCTTCTTGATCGCCTCGGCGAGGAAGTACACGCCGTCGTACCCCTCGGCCGCCCATGCGCTCGGGTAGTCCTTGTAGTCGGCCTGGTACGCCTTCACGAACTCCTGGTTCCGCTTGGTTGCAGGCCAGTGGAAGTAGTACCGCTGGTCGACGATCATCCCGGTGGGCATGTCCTTGCCGAGCGCCTTGGCGACGGTGATGTCCCCCCCGGTGGCGATGATCCACTTCATCTTGTCGAACAGGCCGTACGGCTTGGCCTGCTTGATGAAGGCGACCAGGTCGCCGCCCCAGAGGGTACAGAACACGGCGTCGGGCTTCGCCTGGAGGATGGCGTTGATGTAGGAGGTGTAGTCGGGAACGAAGAGCTTTGGCCACTGCTCCCCGATGAACTGCGCCTTCGGGTTCGCTTCCTTCGTCTTCGCCTGGAAGAGGGTCCACATCGTCCGGCCGTACTCGTAGTCGGGCCCGATGTTGTAGAACTTCGTAAGTTTCGGGTACTTCTTCGCCGAGTAGAGGGCCAGGGAGTTCGCCTCCTGCGAATTGCAGGTCCCCGAACGGAACGAGTAGCGGTTCCACTTCTCCTTGGTCAGGGTGTCGGTGGAGCCCACGGTGGCCATGAAGATCACCTTCTCCTGCTTGGCGACTTCGGCGACCGCGAGGACCCCGCCCGAGCTCAC contains:
- a CDS encoding ABC transporter substrate-binding protein, whose amino-acid sequence is MRKTAIVFAALLVLTTAASAADTIKLGGMLPLSGRASDLGVTCKQGAELAVKEINAKGGVLGKKFELLMADSKANVQELVSLSKRYIQKDQVNFLFGVVSSGGVLAVAEVAKQEKVIFMATVGSTDTLTKEKWNRYSFRSGTCNSQEANSLALYSAKKYPKLTKFYNIGPDYEYGRTMWTLFQAKTKEANPKAQFIGEQWPKLFVPDYTSYINAILQAKPDAVFCTLWGGDLVAFIKQAKPYGLFDKMKWIIATGGDITVAKALGKDMPTGMIVDQRYYFHWPATKRNQEFVKAYQADYKDYPSAWAAEGYDGVYFLAEAIKKAGSLDTEKVIATLEGLTIDAPRGKSTLRKEDHQLSSDFMVGETVFDKAYPFAIVGKTEVFKADQVLYSIEEWKKAQAGNK